One window of Triplophysa rosa linkage group LG10, Trosa_1v2, whole genome shotgun sequence genomic DNA carries:
- the greb1 gene encoding protein GREB1 isoform X4, with product MGNSHTGHLQSTRFEEMLHNSIEASLRSNTVVPRPVFSRLYLEAEQRPYSNDGRLDEEDDEEDGSDSNSPPIPYQMKPPPEGSCTTDGFCQAGKDLRLSSMATESLEVPPGFLFVGAKSPSVPDHILVCAVDLRFLPDECGRNALLGFSGNCIGCGEKGFRYFTEFANHINLKLTTQPKKQKYLKYHLLRNAQGLLVKGPAICWKGIDGRMRHSVSNIAAGPDEQSGNGPTDLLPNSSHTTLSTINHTDLNTHLHISEGSPPLTNGSHVPGPQQHVSQTGVVANGPGRPAIGSMSNSGPPKKRHKGWSPESSAPTDVTPRPVPNSTTNGTKSADSGASGCLSLGSSPPLAPGEHVTVPDHLLQTCGLRPVIFKGHGTLPQLSGNLGDVLVSGLLQKCYRSSQNLPRIYEQYGTAPIQPISTEMQILLTVYYLVQLAPDQAPQMEDLEQIFMRSWRESHLTEIRQYQQTHPQFPPPLPCLAQPLTPSQLPWLAKLATSSCGEGVLVLDTAPSLVEALEDTFHRLVEGRLNRTHYVVIICMNRSQEIESCVVVTGKHQTRALSESLLSPNDCSREIAHELSSGSVAELAFYFSSLGPDGDVETLLEKASPESSACGLEPSRDSPKPTCAEYCVEWHEIRPIQLAVARKLLSHVCAIADSSTQNLDLGSFDKVEFLICVPPSEVTFHQVVLHLWNSGVLRELGLDQDCLSLKDAEQYVVKLNQSAVGKINSLIQKSKMYPYTLFILVHDHAHSDISSGQYSGGDSRLGLVDSLLNCRQIRDAPNIVTLHVTSFPFAFQTQYTRISPYNEIHWPSAFNNDVDLYNEKTKYFGVSELLETTRSGSGLPLLRYDSSFESMAAALEERFPKLQSAVIRTHVLIQHYSLALMATAGGQTLQALQKHISVETLEMIQCLLTTTQRCTSRHGHMLLLRIPSPALAALAHQRLCHVRNRLGLHKQFEIILGDPAAALTVEKHFLDQLRAWLKILDPDWAPRTYLELEALPCILILTGLDPLGESLPRSLKYCDLRVISCWSLQRTALEQELGLAAYLLKAKADAPHGSHMPSDLSESDPEKLSSTDNEEEEVVVDVNSASLGNASPTATQRPPSDWTPLDPEKQPNQRRQSKSTSSGSSSSWASPLRQCCSWARNLSRPPVVLLPKAVYDLITTVDSSGLPKSTSFLPLSSVEWVSSFRPLLSKMMTCTEQSLYYRQWTVPKPDHMDSSNRAEGRSDNFHPRRLLLSGPPQVGKTGAYLQFLGILSRMLIRLMEVDIYDEEDINCNCETDLVRYHQPVASWPNTEAVSRMPFDYIIHDPKYDDISTIYSPDFSPNADDGKSRRQDDVYLRRRTTRIKLSKYAAYNTYHHCEQCHQYMGFTKQYQLYESTLHTFTFSHLLLGEEIQLYFIIPKSKEHHFSFSQSGGQLESMRLPLTSDWNPDTIKSPIFTPTTGRHEHGLFNLYHAMEGAAHLHILVIKEYEMAVYKKYWPNHIILVLPTIFNGAGIGAAHFLIKELSFHNLELERSRRGEHGSRPQDVWPFIILADDSCVMWNSVDVDPKSGTTGAERNVSLKQVLQHMESSPDITRYGLCGMRKWSSCGGEAGHQKEPFSRGHLHDFLLLNVDLTQNVQYNQNRFACDDVDFNLRAHSAGLLICRFNNFSVMKKQIAIGGYGTFIIKTKMTDVPTTIQPSQYICAPDSKHLFLATPAQLLLEKYLQHTSHRLFPLSARNYSHPVLSVDCYLNLGPEVTVCFVSSRPHSINISTTGLLFSGLLLYFCDSFVTPGFLKKFQFLKGATLCVICPNRSSLRQTVVRLELEDKWRFRLSDEFQTANAKEDQPLFFLTGKHI from the exons ATGGGGAATTCACACACGGGCCACCTTCAGAGCACTCGGTTTGAGGAAATGCTGCATAACTCCATAGAGGCGTCACTGCGCTCCAACACAGTAGTGCCTAGACCTGTGTTCTCTCGGCTGTACCTGGAAGCAGAACAAAGGCCTTATTCCAATGATG GTCGATTAGAtgaggaagatgatgaagagGATGGTTCCGATTCAAACAGCCCTCCAATACCATATCAAATGAAGCCACCGCCAGAGGGATCTTGTACCACTGATG GATTCTGTCAGGCAGGAAAAGACTTGCGGTTGTCATCCATGGCCACTGAGTCCTTAGAAGTCCCTCCTGGGTTCCTGTTCGTCGGAGCGAAATCTCCCAGTGTTCCCGATCACATTCTGGTGTGTGCAGTGGACCTGCGTTTCCTTCCAGATGAATGCGGACGTAATGCACTTTTAG GTTTCTCTGGAAACTGCATTGGCTGTGGCGAGAAGGGTTTCCGATACTTCACCGAATTCGCCAACCACATCAACCTGAAGCTTACTACCCAGCCCAAAAAGCAGAAGTACTTGAAGTACCACCTGCTCCGGAACGCACAGGGCTTATTGGTCAAGGGACCGGCAATCTGCTGGAAAGGGATAG ATGGCAGAATGAGACATTCTGTGTCTAACATAGCTGCTGGACCAGATGAGCAATCGGGCAATGGACCAACTGACCTGCTTCCTAATTCAAGTCACACAACCTTAAGCACAATTAATCACACAG ATCTGAATACTCATCTCCACATATCTGAGGGTTCACCTCCCTTAACCAATGGCAGTCATGTTCCTGGACCACAGCAGCACGTGTCACAAACTGGAGTAGTGGCCAATGGGCCTGGAAGGCCAGCAATAG gCTCCATGTCAAATTCTGGGCCCCCCAAAAAGAGACATAAGGGATGGTCCCCAGAATCTTCAGCTCCAACAGACGTCACCCCCAGACCTGTTCCCAACAGCACGACCAACGGAACTAAATCAG CTGACAGCGGTGCATCAGGGTGTTTGTCTCTGGGGTCCTCGCCACCCCTCGCACCTGGAGAACATGTTACAGTGCCTGATCACCTGCTTCAGACCTGTGGACTGCGGCCTGTCATTTTTAAAG GGCACGGGACACTGCCACAGTTAAGTGGGAATCTCGGGGATGTGCTGGTGAGCGGACTGCTGCAGAAATGCTACCGCAGTTCCCAGAACCTCCCACGCATCTACGAGCAGTACGGCACCGCTCCCATTCAGCCCATCTCCACTGAGATGCAGATACTGTTGACTGTCTACTATCTGGTTCAGCTCG CTCCTGACCAGGCTCCTCAAATGGAAGACCTGGAGCAGATCTTCATGCGCTCCTGGCGCGAGTCACACCTGACAGAGATCCGGCAGTACCAGCAGACCCATCCACAGTTCCCTCCTCCTCTTCCCTGCTTAGCTCAGCCACTCACCCCCTCTCAGCTCCCCTGGCTGGCCAAACTAGCCACCAGCTCATGCGGGGAAGGAGTCCTGGTGCTGGACACAGCGCCCTCTCTGGTGGAAGCGTTGGAGGACACCTTTCACAGACTGGTGGAGGGCAGACTGAATCGGACCCATTATGTGGTGATCATCTGCATGAACAGGAGCCAGGAGATAGAGTCATGTGTGGTGGTCACAG GAAAGCACCAGACGCGTGCTCTCTCCGAGAGCCTTCTCTCTCCAAATGATTGTTCGAGAGAGATCGCCCACGAGTTGTCTTCTGGAAGCGTGGCAGAGCTCGCATTCTATTTCAGCTCTCTGGGTCCGG ATGGAGATGTGGAGACTTTGCTGGAGAAAGCCAGTCCTGagagctctgcgtgcggtctagAACCGTCCAGAGACAGCCCTAAACCCACATGTGCCG AGTACTGCGTCGAGTGGCACGAGATTCGGCCCATTCAGCTGGCTGTAGCGCGAAAGCTTCTCTCTCACGTTTGTGCCATTGCGGATTCCAGCACACAGAACCTGGATCTCGGTTCCTTTGACAAGGTTGAGTTCTTGATCTGCGTTCCACCCTCAGAGGTCACCTTTCATCAAGTGGTCCTTCACCTGTGGAACTCAG GAGTGTTGCGGGAGTTAGGGCTGGACCAAGACTGCTTGTCTCTGAAGGACGCTGAGCAGTACGTGGTAAAGTTGAACCAGAGCGCAGTGGGAAAGATCAACAGCCTCATTCAGAAATCTAAGATGTACCCTTATACTCTCTTCATACTGGTGCATGATCACGCACACTCCGACATCAGCAG TGGACAGTACAGTGGAGGAGATTCCCGTTTAGGACTAGTGGACAGTTTGCTCAACTGCAGGCAGATTCGAGACGCTCCCAACATCGTGACTCTCCACGTCACCTCATTTCCCTTTGCCTTTCAGACTCAGTACACGCGCATCAGTCCTTACAATGAGATCCACTGGCCCTCTGCCTTCAATAAC GATGTAGATCTCTATAACGAGAAGACAAAGTATTTTGGTGTATCAGAGCTGTTAGAGACCACCCGCTCTGGCAGTGGTCTTCCTCTGCTTCGATACGACAGCTCATTTGAGAGCATGGCTGCTGCTCTAGAGGAAAG ATTCCCGAAGCTTCAAAGTGCCGTGATTCGCACGCACGTTCTGATCCAGCATTACTCACTGGCCCTGATGGCCACAGCGGGTGGTCAGACCTTACAGGCTCTGCAGAAGCACATCTCGGTGGAGACTCTGGAGATGATCCAGTGCCTCCTCACCACGACCCAGCGGTGTACCAGCCGTCACGGGCACATGCTCCTCCTGAGGATCCCCTCACCCGCCCTCGCTGCCCTCGCTCACCAGCGCCTCTGCCACGTCCGCAACAGACTCGGTCTCCACAAGCAGTTTGAGATTATCCTGGGAGATCCGGCGGCTGCTCTTACTGTAGAAAAACACTTCCTGGACCAGCTTAGG GCCTGGTTGAAGATCTTGGATCCGGACTGGGCTCCACGCACATACCTAGAGCTTGAGGCTCTACCCTGTATCCTTATTTTAACTGGCTTGGATCCACTCGGGGAATCTCTACCCAG ATCTCTAAAATACTGTGACTTGCGTGTGATCAGCTGCTGGTCTCTGCAGCGCACGGCTCTGGAGCAGGAGCTGGGGCTCGCCGCATACCTACTGAAGGCAAAAGCAGACGCTCCGCACGGGTCTCATATGCCCAGCGACCTGTCTGAGAGTGACCCTGAAAAACTCAGCAGCACTGACAATGAGGAAGAAGAGGTTGTGGTGGATG TAAACAGCGCTAGCCTGGGTAACGCTTCCCCAACTGCCACCCAGCGCCCCCCATCCGACTGGACTCCTCTGGACCCAGAAAAACAACCCAACCAGAGGCGGCAGTCCAAATCCACCTCCTCTGGCTCCTCATCCTCTTGGGCCTCCCCTCTACGGCAGTGCTGCTCCTGGGCTCGCAACCTCAGCCGCCCGCCCGTGGTCCTGCTCCCTAAAGCTGTCTATGACCTCATCACCACTGTGGACTCCAGCGGGCTGCCCAAGTCCACCTCCTTCCTCCCTCTCTCCTCTGTAGAGTGGGTCAGCTCCTTCAGACCCCTCCTCAGCAAGATGATGACCTGCACCGAGCAGTCGCTGTATTATCGTCAATGGACCGTCCCAAAGCCTGACCACATGGACAGCAGTAACCGGGCAGAAGGACGCAGCGATAACTTCCACCCACGGAGATTGCTTCTTAGCGGCCCACCACAG gtGGGGAAGACTGGTGCATATCTGCAGTTCCTGGGTATTCTTTCTCGCATGTTAATCAGACTTATGGAGGTGGACATTTATGATGAGGAAGATATAAACTGCA ATTGCGAAACAGATTTGGTACGATACCATCAGCCTGTTGCATCATGGCCCAACACAGAAGCTGTTAGTAGGATGCCCTTTGATTACATCATTCATGACCCAAAATACGACGACATCAGCACAATCTACTCACCAGACTTCAGTCCAAATGCAGATG ATGGAAAGTCCAGACGGCAGGATGATGTGTATCTACGCAGGCGTACAACACGAATAAAACTCTCCAAATATGCAGCATACAACACTTACCATCATTGTGAACAGTGTCATCAGTACATGGGTTTTACTAAACAGTACCAG TTGTACGAATCCACCCTGCATACGTTTACCTTCTCGCACCTTCTATTGGGAGAGGAAATTCAGCTTTACTTCATCATTCCCAAATCCAAAGAGCATCACTTCTCCTTCAGCCAATCAGGAGGACAGTTAGAGAGCATGAGACTGCCCCTTACTTCTGATTGG AATCCTGACACCATCAAAAGCCCTATATTCACACCCACCACTGGACGCCATGAGCACGGCCTGTTTAATCTCTATCATGCCATGGAAGGAGCTGCCCACCTGCACATCCTAGTCATTAAAGAGTATGAGATGGCCGTCTATAAGAAATATTGGCCCAACCATATAATACTCGTCCTTCCGACCATCTTCAATGGAGCTGGAATAG GAGCAGCTCATTTCCTGATTAAAGAGCTCTCTTTTCATAACCTGGAGCTGGAGCGGAGCAGAAGAGGGGAGCACGGCAGCCGTCCACAGGACGTCTGGCCTTTTATCATTCTCGCAGATGATTCGTGTGTCATGTGGAACAGTGTTGATGTTGACCCGAAAAG tggtACTACAGGGGCAGAAAGAAATGTATCCTTGAAACAGGTTCTTCAGCACATGGAATCATCTCCAGACATCACTCGATACGGCTTATGTGGGATGAGGAAGTGGTCCAGCTGTGGGGGTGAAGCCGGGCATCAGAAAGAGCCGTTCTCACGGGGACACCTACATGACTTTTTGCTGCTCAACGTGGACCTCACTCAGAATGTCCAGTACAACCAGAACCG TTTCGCATGTGACGATGTGGACTTCAACCTACGAGCCCACAGTGCAGGACTCCTCATCTGCAGGTTCAACAACTTTAGTGTGATGAAGAAGCAGATCGCCATTGGTGGATATGGTACCTTCATCATCAAGACTAAA ATGACGGATGTACCCACCACAATCCAGCCATCTCAGTACATCTGTGCCCCAGACAGCAAGCATCTGTTTCTGGCCACACCAGCTCAGCTGTTGCTGGAGAAATACCTTCAGCACACCAGTCATCGGTTATTCCCGCTCAGTGCCCGAAACTACAGTCACCCGGTTCTCTCTGTTGACTGCTACCTGAACCTCGGTCCAGAG GTGACGGTTTGTTTTGTTAGCTCCAGGCCTCACTCCATTAACATTAGCACTACTGGACTGCTCTTCAGTGGCCTGCTCTTGTATTTCTGTGATTCCTTTGTAACGCCCGGATTTCTCAAGAAGTTCCAGTTTCTGAAAG GGGCAACTCTGTGTGTGATCTGTCCCAACCGGAGCTCTCTGCGTCAGACTGTAGTTCGGCTGGAGCTGGAGGACAAGTGGAGGTTTCGTCTCAGCGATGAGTTTCAAACGGCCAATGCCAAAGAGGACCAGCCTCTCTTTTTCCTCACAGGAAAACACATATGA
- the greb1 gene encoding protein GREB1 isoform X3 → MGNSHTGHLQSTRFEEMLHNSIEASLRSNTVVPRPVFSRLYLEAEQRPYSNDAGRLDEEDDEEDGSDSNSPPIPYQMKPPPEGSCTTDGFCQAGKDLRLSSMATESLEVPPGFLFVGAKSPSVPDHILVCAVDLRFLPDECGRNALLGFSGNCIGCGEKGFRYFTEFANHINLKLTTQPKKQKYLKYHLLRNAQGLLVKGPAICWKGIDGRMRHSVSNIAAGPDEQSGNGPTDLLPNSSHTTLSTINHTDLNTHLHISEGSPPLTNGSHVPGPQQHVSQTGVVANGPGRPAIGSMSNSGPPKKRHKGWSPESSAPTDVTPRPVPNSTTNGTKSADSGASGCLSLGSSPPLAPGEHVTVPDHLLQTCGLRPVIFKGHGTLPQLSGNLGDVLVSGLLQKCYRSSQNLPRIYEQYGTAPIQPISTEMQILLTVYYLVQLAPDQAPQMEDLEQIFMRSWRESHLTEIRQYQQTHPQFPPPLPCLAQPLTPSQLPWLAKLATSSCGEGVLVLDTAPSLVEALEDTFHRLVEGRLNRTHYVVIICMNRSQEIESCVVVTGKHQTRALSESLLSPNDCSREIAHELSSGSVAELAFYFSSLGPDGDVETLLEKASPESSACGLEPSRDSPKPTCAEYCVEWHEIRPIQLAVARKLLSHVCAIADSSTQNLDLGSFDKVEFLICVPPSEVTFHQVVLHLWNSGVLRELGLDQDCLSLKDAEQYVVKLNQSAVGKINSLIQKSKMYPYTLFILVHDHAHSDISSGQYSGGDSRLGLVDSLLNCRQIRDAPNIVTLHVTSFPFAFQTQYTRISPYNEIHWPSAFNNDVDLYNEKTKYFGVSELLETTRSGSGLPLLRYDSSFESMAAALEERFPKLQSAVIRTHVLIQHYSLALMATAGGQTLQALQKHISVETLEMIQCLLTTTQRCTSRHGHMLLLRIPSPALAALAHQRLCHVRNRLGLHKQFEIILGDPAAALTVEKHFLDQLRAWLKILDPDWAPRTYLELEALPCILILTGLDPLGESLPRSLKYCDLRVISCWSLQRTALEQELGLAAYLLKAKADAPHGSHMPSDLSESDPEKLSSTDNEEEEVVVDVNSASLGNASPTATQRPPSDWTPLDPEKQPNQRRQSKSTSSGSSSSWASPLRQCCSWARNLSRPPVVLLPKAVYDLITTVDSSGLPKSTSFLPLSSVEWVSSFRPLLSKMMTCTEQSLYYRQWTVPKPDHMDSSNRAEGRSDNFHPRRLLLSGPPQVGKTGAYLQFLGILSRMLIRLMEVDIYDEEDINCNCETDLVRYHQPVASWPNTEAVSRMPFDYIIHDPKYDDISTIYSPDFSPNADDGKSRRQDDVYLRRRTTRIKLSKYAAYNTYHHCEQCHQYMGFTKQYQLYESTLHTFTFSHLLLGEEIQLYFIIPKSKEHHFSFSQSGGQLESMRLPLTSDWNPDTIKSPIFTPTTGRHEHGLFNLYHAMEGAAHLHILVIKEYEMAVYKKYWPNHIILVLPTIFNGAGIGAAHFLIKELSFHNLELERSRRGEHGSRPQDVWPFIILADDSCVMWNSVDVDPKSGTTGAERNVSLKQVLQHMESSPDITRYGLCGMRKWSSCGGEAGHQKEPFSRGHLHDFLLLNVDLTQNVQYNQNRFACDDVDFNLRAHSAGLLICRFNNFSVMKKQIAIGGYGTFIIKTKMTDVPTTIQPSQYICAPDSKHLFLATPAQLLLEKYLQHTSHRLFPLSARNYSHPVLSVDCYLNLGPEVTVCFVSSRPHSINISTTGLLFSGLLLYFCDSFVTPGFLKKFQFLKGATLCVICPNRSSLRQTVVRLELEDKWRFRLSDEFQTANAKEDQPLFFLTGKHI, encoded by the exons ATGGGGAATTCACACACGGGCCACCTTCAGAGCACTCGGTTTGAGGAAATGCTGCATAACTCCATAGAGGCGTCACTGCGCTCCAACACAGTAGTGCCTAGACCTGTGTTCTCTCGGCTGTACCTGGAAGCAGAACAAAGGCCTTATTCCAATGATG CAGGTCGATTAGAtgaggaagatgatgaagagGATGGTTCCGATTCAAACAGCCCTCCAATACCATATCAAATGAAGCCACCGCCAGAGGGATCTTGTACCACTGATG GATTCTGTCAGGCAGGAAAAGACTTGCGGTTGTCATCCATGGCCACTGAGTCCTTAGAAGTCCCTCCTGGGTTCCTGTTCGTCGGAGCGAAATCTCCCAGTGTTCCCGATCACATTCTGGTGTGTGCAGTGGACCTGCGTTTCCTTCCAGATGAATGCGGACGTAATGCACTTTTAG GTTTCTCTGGAAACTGCATTGGCTGTGGCGAGAAGGGTTTCCGATACTTCACCGAATTCGCCAACCACATCAACCTGAAGCTTACTACCCAGCCCAAAAAGCAGAAGTACTTGAAGTACCACCTGCTCCGGAACGCACAGGGCTTATTGGTCAAGGGACCGGCAATCTGCTGGAAAGGGATAG ATGGCAGAATGAGACATTCTGTGTCTAACATAGCTGCTGGACCAGATGAGCAATCGGGCAATGGACCAACTGACCTGCTTCCTAATTCAAGTCACACAACCTTAAGCACAATTAATCACACAG ATCTGAATACTCATCTCCACATATCTGAGGGTTCACCTCCCTTAACCAATGGCAGTCATGTTCCTGGACCACAGCAGCACGTGTCACAAACTGGAGTAGTGGCCAATGGGCCTGGAAGGCCAGCAATAG gCTCCATGTCAAATTCTGGGCCCCCCAAAAAGAGACATAAGGGATGGTCCCCAGAATCTTCAGCTCCAACAGACGTCACCCCCAGACCTGTTCCCAACAGCACGACCAACGGAACTAAATCAG CTGACAGCGGTGCATCAGGGTGTTTGTCTCTGGGGTCCTCGCCACCCCTCGCACCTGGAGAACATGTTACAGTGCCTGATCACCTGCTTCAGACCTGTGGACTGCGGCCTGTCATTTTTAAAG GGCACGGGACACTGCCACAGTTAAGTGGGAATCTCGGGGATGTGCTGGTGAGCGGACTGCTGCAGAAATGCTACCGCAGTTCCCAGAACCTCCCACGCATCTACGAGCAGTACGGCACCGCTCCCATTCAGCCCATCTCCACTGAGATGCAGATACTGTTGACTGTCTACTATCTGGTTCAGCTCG CTCCTGACCAGGCTCCTCAAATGGAAGACCTGGAGCAGATCTTCATGCGCTCCTGGCGCGAGTCACACCTGACAGAGATCCGGCAGTACCAGCAGACCCATCCACAGTTCCCTCCTCCTCTTCCCTGCTTAGCTCAGCCACTCACCCCCTCTCAGCTCCCCTGGCTGGCCAAACTAGCCACCAGCTCATGCGGGGAAGGAGTCCTGGTGCTGGACACAGCGCCCTCTCTGGTGGAAGCGTTGGAGGACACCTTTCACAGACTGGTGGAGGGCAGACTGAATCGGACCCATTATGTGGTGATCATCTGCATGAACAGGAGCCAGGAGATAGAGTCATGTGTGGTGGTCACAG GAAAGCACCAGACGCGTGCTCTCTCCGAGAGCCTTCTCTCTCCAAATGATTGTTCGAGAGAGATCGCCCACGAGTTGTCTTCTGGAAGCGTGGCAGAGCTCGCATTCTATTTCAGCTCTCTGGGTCCGG ATGGAGATGTGGAGACTTTGCTGGAGAAAGCCAGTCCTGagagctctgcgtgcggtctagAACCGTCCAGAGACAGCCCTAAACCCACATGTGCCG AGTACTGCGTCGAGTGGCACGAGATTCGGCCCATTCAGCTGGCTGTAGCGCGAAAGCTTCTCTCTCACGTTTGTGCCATTGCGGATTCCAGCACACAGAACCTGGATCTCGGTTCCTTTGACAAGGTTGAGTTCTTGATCTGCGTTCCACCCTCAGAGGTCACCTTTCATCAAGTGGTCCTTCACCTGTGGAACTCAG GAGTGTTGCGGGAGTTAGGGCTGGACCAAGACTGCTTGTCTCTGAAGGACGCTGAGCAGTACGTGGTAAAGTTGAACCAGAGCGCAGTGGGAAAGATCAACAGCCTCATTCAGAAATCTAAGATGTACCCTTATACTCTCTTCATACTGGTGCATGATCACGCACACTCCGACATCAGCAG TGGACAGTACAGTGGAGGAGATTCCCGTTTAGGACTAGTGGACAGTTTGCTCAACTGCAGGCAGATTCGAGACGCTCCCAACATCGTGACTCTCCACGTCACCTCATTTCCCTTTGCCTTTCAGACTCAGTACACGCGCATCAGTCCTTACAATGAGATCCACTGGCCCTCTGCCTTCAATAAC GATGTAGATCTCTATAACGAGAAGACAAAGTATTTTGGTGTATCAGAGCTGTTAGAGACCACCCGCTCTGGCAGTGGTCTTCCTCTGCTTCGATACGACAGCTCATTTGAGAGCATGGCTGCTGCTCTAGAGGAAAG ATTCCCGAAGCTTCAAAGTGCCGTGATTCGCACGCACGTTCTGATCCAGCATTACTCACTGGCCCTGATGGCCACAGCGGGTGGTCAGACCTTACAGGCTCTGCAGAAGCACATCTCGGTGGAGACTCTGGAGATGATCCAGTGCCTCCTCACCACGACCCAGCGGTGTACCAGCCGTCACGGGCACATGCTCCTCCTGAGGATCCCCTCACCCGCCCTCGCTGCCCTCGCTCACCAGCGCCTCTGCCACGTCCGCAACAGACTCGGTCTCCACAAGCAGTTTGAGATTATCCTGGGAGATCCGGCGGCTGCTCTTACTGTAGAAAAACACTTCCTGGACCAGCTTAGG GCCTGGTTGAAGATCTTGGATCCGGACTGGGCTCCACGCACATACCTAGAGCTTGAGGCTCTACCCTGTATCCTTATTTTAACTGGCTTGGATCCACTCGGGGAATCTCTACCCAG ATCTCTAAAATACTGTGACTTGCGTGTGATCAGCTGCTGGTCTCTGCAGCGCACGGCTCTGGAGCAGGAGCTGGGGCTCGCCGCATACCTACTGAAGGCAAAAGCAGACGCTCCGCACGGGTCTCATATGCCCAGCGACCTGTCTGAGAGTGACCCTGAAAAACTCAGCAGCACTGACAATGAGGAAGAAGAGGTTGTGGTGGATG TAAACAGCGCTAGCCTGGGTAACGCTTCCCCAACTGCCACCCAGCGCCCCCCATCCGACTGGACTCCTCTGGACCCAGAAAAACAACCCAACCAGAGGCGGCAGTCCAAATCCACCTCCTCTGGCTCCTCATCCTCTTGGGCCTCCCCTCTACGGCAGTGCTGCTCCTGGGCTCGCAACCTCAGCCGCCCGCCCGTGGTCCTGCTCCCTAAAGCTGTCTATGACCTCATCACCACTGTGGACTCCAGCGGGCTGCCCAAGTCCACCTCCTTCCTCCCTCTCTCCTCTGTAGAGTGGGTCAGCTCCTTCAGACCCCTCCTCAGCAAGATGATGACCTGCACCGAGCAGTCGCTGTATTATCGTCAATGGACCGTCCCAAAGCCTGACCACATGGACAGCAGTAACCGGGCAGAAGGACGCAGCGATAACTTCCACCCACGGAGATTGCTTCTTAGCGGCCCACCACAG gtGGGGAAGACTGGTGCATATCTGCAGTTCCTGGGTATTCTTTCTCGCATGTTAATCAGACTTATGGAGGTGGACATTTATGATGAGGAAGATATAAACTGCA ATTGCGAAACAGATTTGGTACGATACCATCAGCCTGTTGCATCATGGCCCAACACAGAAGCTGTTAGTAGGATGCCCTTTGATTACATCATTCATGACCCAAAATACGACGACATCAGCACAATCTACTCACCAGACTTCAGTCCAAATGCAGATG ATGGAAAGTCCAGACGGCAGGATGATGTGTATCTACGCAGGCGTACAACACGAATAAAACTCTCCAAATATGCAGCATACAACACTTACCATCATTGTGAACAGTGTCATCAGTACATGGGTTTTACTAAACAGTACCAG TTGTACGAATCCACCCTGCATACGTTTACCTTCTCGCACCTTCTATTGGGAGAGGAAATTCAGCTTTACTTCATCATTCCCAAATCCAAAGAGCATCACTTCTCCTTCAGCCAATCAGGAGGACAGTTAGAGAGCATGAGACTGCCCCTTACTTCTGATTGG AATCCTGACACCATCAAAAGCCCTATATTCACACCCACCACTGGACGCCATGAGCACGGCCTGTTTAATCTCTATCATGCCATGGAAGGAGCTGCCCACCTGCACATCCTAGTCATTAAAGAGTATGAGATGGCCGTCTATAAGAAATATTGGCCCAACCATATAATACTCGTCCTTCCGACCATCTTCAATGGAGCTGGAATAG GAGCAGCTCATTTCCTGATTAAAGAGCTCTCTTTTCATAACCTGGAGCTGGAGCGGAGCAGAAGAGGGGAGCACGGCAGCCGTCCACAGGACGTCTGGCCTTTTATCATTCTCGCAGATGATTCGTGTGTCATGTGGAACAGTGTTGATGTTGACCCGAAAAG tggtACTACAGGGGCAGAAAGAAATGTATCCTTGAAACAGGTTCTTCAGCACATGGAATCATCTCCAGACATCACTCGATACGGCTTATGTGGGATGAGGAAGTGGTCCAGCTGTGGGGGTGAAGCCGGGCATCAGAAAGAGCCGTTCTCACGGGGACACCTACATGACTTTTTGCTGCTCAACGTGGACCTCACTCAGAATGTCCAGTACAACCAGAACCG TTTCGCATGTGACGATGTGGACTTCAACCTACGAGCCCACAGTGCAGGACTCCTCATCTGCAGGTTCAACAACTTTAGTGTGATGAAGAAGCAGATCGCCATTGGTGGATATGGTACCTTCATCATCAAGACTAAA ATGACGGATGTACCCACCACAATCCAGCCATCTCAGTACATCTGTGCCCCAGACAGCAAGCATCTGTTTCTGGCCACACCAGCTCAGCTGTTGCTGGAGAAATACCTTCAGCACACCAGTCATCGGTTATTCCCGCTCAGTGCCCGAAACTACAGTCACCCGGTTCTCTCTGTTGACTGCTACCTGAACCTCGGTCCAGAG GTGACGGTTTGTTTTGTTAGCTCCAGGCCTCACTCCATTAACATTAGCACTACTGGACTGCTCTTCAGTGGCCTGCTCTTGTATTTCTGTGATTCCTTTGTAACGCCCGGATTTCTCAAGAAGTTCCAGTTTCTGAAAG GGGCAACTCTGTGTGTGATCTGTCCCAACCGGAGCTCTCTGCGTCAGACTGTAGTTCGGCTGGAGCTGGAGGACAAGTGGAGGTTTCGTCTCAGCGATGAGTTTCAAACGGCCAATGCCAAAGAGGACCAGCCTCTCTTTTTCCTCACAGGAAAACACATATGA